A part of Drosophila willistoni isolate 14030-0811.24 unplaced genomic scaffold, UCI_dwil_1.1 Seg533, whole genome shotgun sequence genomic DNA contains:
- the LOC124461575 gene encoding uncharacterized protein LOC124461575, protein MASYSTIYDLKKKIEDLLSTSEGQCVLISSKGKVLDGDLIFEAAGLENCDPKKKQTITCFQGAQKIGSLIGEFGIETDSSENCLGVDCGNESFESVETCPDSQEVSLNKSGKSSENILESLQDACGIAVKCDMKPRAPSSELDNEITLQQENGTPAFVRILPENRQFIIVVLSDCKERNYCNLMNIFFPRFGLYRNVRCLKFNPETPVMEFGGRLYIAAANDNTMDWVSETLCSIKGYQAVDLITYLRLSRAKVVWPNVQLCLVDVLKLLDKQSKGLKTE, encoded by the exons ATGGCCTCTTATTCGACTATTTATGACCTGAAAAAAAAGATCGAGGATCTACTATCTACGTCTGAGGGGCAATGTGTCCTAATATCCTCGAAAGGCAAGGTATTAGATGGCGATCTTATTTTTGAGGCAGCAGGTCTGGAGAACTGTGATCCCAAGAAGAAACAAACGATAACATGTTTTCAAGGAGCTCAAAAAATTGGATCATTAATTGGTGAGTTTGGAATTGAGACTGACTCCTCAGAAAATTGCCTGGGTGTCGATTGTGGTAACGAATCATTTGAAAGTGTAGAGACGTGTCCAGACAG CCAAGAAGTGTCACTAAACAAAAGCGGTAAGAGTTCAGAGAATATTTTGGAGTCGTTACAGGATGCTTGCGGTATTGCGGTTAAATGTGATATGAAGCCCAGAGCTCCATCATCTGAATTGGATAATGAAATCACACTGCAGCAGGAAAATGGAACGCCAGCTTTTGTAAGAATTTTGCCCGAGAACAGGCAATTTATCATCGTGGTTTTATCCGATtgcaaagaaagaaattattgcaatttgatgaatattttttttccacgCTTTGGGCTCTATAGGAACGTGCGCTGCCTTAAGTTCAATCCTGAAACTCCAGTCATGGAATTTGGTGGTAGGCTCTATATTGCAGCTGCCAATGATAATACTATGGATTGGGTTTCGGAAACTCTCTGCTCAATCAAAGGATACCAGGCGGTTGATCTTATAACATATTTGCGCCTATCACGAGCCAAAGTTGTTTGGCCAAACGTGCAGCTGTGTTTGGTTGATGTGTTGAAGCTCCTTGACAAACAGAGCAAAGGCCTTAAAACTGAATAA